The proteins below are encoded in one region of Micrococcales bacterium:
- a CDS encoding endonuclease domain-containing protein → MTLTTQGITSHPVPGIADDQAGLFTRQQAIDHGFTSNQVAYRIRKGLWVPVAGDALAPAGLPVGATRSCWAAWLTWPDSVVIGPVALAAQLPAAPLPVINEITCAVPSRRRRRRGIRPRQLVLTSDEARQVGGGRLQQVVWAAVDTLAYLDKAHADSLFAWLITRNRITPNQFANVVAARANHRGVVTLREYHEWIALGVASALEFKAVRVLQAAGIEGFELNVTIRIGRNWINVDVLFRSEKVVVEADGRAFHSAEDAFNTDRERSNALEAAGYRVIRVTWKMLTENPDRFVAQLRATLRQGQ, encoded by the coding sequence ATGACGCTCACGACCCAAGGCATCACTAGCCACCCAGTCCCAGGAATCGCGGATGATCAGGCCGGGTTGTTCACAAGGCAGCAGGCCATAGACCACGGTTTCACATCGAACCAAGTGGCTTATCGGATTCGCAAGGGGTTGTGGGTGCCGGTGGCCGGAGACGCGCTGGCACCGGCCGGTTTGCCGGTCGGTGCCACCAGGAGCTGCTGGGCCGCCTGGTTGACCTGGCCAGATTCCGTGGTGATTGGGCCAGTGGCGCTGGCTGCCCAGCTACCCGCGGCACCGTTGCCAGTGATAAATGAAATCACCTGCGCCGTTCCGTCCAGGCGGCGCCGCAGACGGGGCATACGGCCGCGTCAACTGGTGTTGACCAGCGACGAGGCCCGGCAGGTTGGCGGAGGTCGGCTCCAGCAAGTCGTCTGGGCGGCGGTCGACACTCTGGCTTACCTCGACAAGGCTCATGCCGATTCGCTCTTCGCCTGGCTGATCACACGCAACAGAATCACGCCGAACCAATTCGCCAACGTGGTGGCAGCCAGGGCGAACCATCGAGGCGTTGTGACGCTCAGGGAATACCACGAGTGGATCGCCCTGGGGGTAGCCTCGGCTCTCGAGTTCAAGGCCGTGAGAGTCCTGCAGGCGGCGGGCATCGAGGGCTTCGAGCTGAATGTGACCATCCGGATTGGCCGGAATTGGATCAATGTTGACGTTCTATTCCGGTCGGAAAAGGTGGTGGTCGAGGCGGACGGCCGGGCCTTCCACAGCGCGGAGGACGCGTTCAACACAGACCGGGAACGGAGCAATGCGCTCGAAGCGGCTGGCTACCGCGTCATTCGCGTTACTTGGAAGATGCTGACAGAGAACCCGGACCGGTTCGTCGCCCAACTCAGGGCCACCCTTCGACAGGGCCAATGA